In Geotalea uraniireducens, one genomic interval encodes:
- the truA gene encoding tRNA pseudouridine(38-40) synthase TruA — translation MRNIKLIIEYDGTAYAGWQVQPNGVTVQETLERSLAQMLGGPVRLHSSGRTDAGVHAMGMVAAFKTEKNLPLRAFSDGLNSLLPRDIAVRGAEEMPATFHPRFDAVGKHYRYTIFTGRYRSPLQRLYAWHCRRSLDVAAMRRAAGHFVGEKDFAAFRGAGCAAKTTVRRVEAVDIAAAGEFLQLDVRGNGFLKQMVRMMVGTLVEVGTGRLAPDDVRRFFETPVPAAKGVTAPSHGLCLVEVYY, via the coding sequence ATGCGGAACATCAAGCTGATAATCGAATACGACGGTACCGCCTATGCCGGTTGGCAGGTCCAGCCGAACGGGGTAACGGTTCAGGAGACACTGGAGCGCTCGCTGGCGCAAATGCTCGGCGGCCCGGTCCGGCTCCATTCCTCGGGGCGGACTGATGCCGGCGTCCATGCCATGGGCATGGTGGCGGCTTTTAAAACCGAGAAAAACCTGCCGCTGCGGGCGTTTTCCGATGGCCTCAACTCCCTTCTCCCCCGCGATATCGCCGTCCGGGGGGCCGAGGAGATGCCGGCAACCTTTCATCCCCGTTTCGATGCGGTGGGGAAGCATTACCGGTACACGATCTTTACCGGGCGCTATCGTTCTCCCTTGCAGCGCCTCTATGCCTGGCACTGCCGGCGCTCCCTTGATGTTGCGGCAATGCGGCGGGCTGCCGGTCATTTTGTCGGCGAAAAGGATTTCGCCGCCTTCCGGGGGGCGGGGTGTGCGGCAAAAACCACCGTCCGTCGCGTCGAGGCGGTCGATATTGCGGCGGCAGGCGAGTTCCTGCAGCTCGATGTGCGCGGCAACGGCTTTCTCAAGCAGATGGTGCGGATGATGGTCGGCACCCTGGTGGAGGTCGGTACGGGGCGGTTGGCGCCCGATGACGTCCGGCGGTTCTTCGAGACCCCCGTGCCGGCGGCAAAGGGGGTTACCG
- the asd gene encoding aspartate-semialdehyde dehydrogenase: protein MKVGLIGWRGMVGSVLLQRMQEENDFAGIEPVFFSTSQAGQPAPMNAGTLKNAEDLAELQKLDVIITCQGGDYTKAIHPALRRSGWQGYWIDAASTLRMESGAVIILDPVNRNVIDAALANGQKDFIGGNCTVSLMLMGLGGLFRAGLVEWLTSMTYQAASGAGAPNMRELLAQMGVLHGSVAELLKNPSSAILEIDRKVTATLRGDELPKKEFGFPLAGSVLPWIDREVEDGQSREEWKGYAETNKILGTTTPIPVDGICVRVGAMRCHSQALTIKLNRDLPLADIEELIKNDNQWVKFVPNTKADTLAELTPTAVSGTLTVPVGRLRKMKMGPQYLSAFTCGDQLLWGAAEPLRRMLRILLER, encoded by the coding sequence ATGAAAGTCGGTCTGATCGGTTGGCGTGGCATGGTAGGCTCGGTTCTCCTGCAGCGGATGCAGGAGGAAAACGACTTCGCCGGCATTGAGCCGGTATTCTTCTCTACTTCCCAGGCGGGGCAGCCGGCGCCGATGAATGCCGGAACCCTCAAAAATGCCGAAGATCTGGCGGAGTTGCAGAAACTCGACGTGATCATCACCTGTCAGGGGGGCGACTACACCAAGGCGATCCATCCGGCGCTGCGTCGGAGCGGCTGGCAGGGGTACTGGATCGATGCCGCCAGCACTTTGCGGATGGAATCCGGGGCGGTCATCATTCTCGATCCGGTCAACCGCAACGTGATCGATGCCGCCCTGGCCAATGGCCAGAAGGACTTTATCGGCGGCAATTGCACTGTCAGCCTGATGCTGATGGGGCTGGGCGGTCTGTTCCGCGCCGGTCTGGTGGAATGGCTGACCTCCATGACCTACCAGGCGGCGTCCGGAGCCGGCGCGCCCAATATGCGCGAGCTGCTTGCCCAGATGGGGGTGCTGCACGGCTCGGTGGCCGAGCTGCTCAAGAATCCGTCGTCGGCCATTCTGGAGATTGACCGGAAGGTGACCGCCACCTTGCGGGGCGATGAACTGCCGAAGAAGGAATTCGGTTTCCCGCTGGCCGGGAGCGTTCTTCCCTGGATCGATCGCGAGGTGGAGGACGGCCAGAGCCGCGAGGAGTGGAAAGGGTATGCCGAAACCAACAAGATCCTCGGCACCACCACGCCGATCCCCGTGGACGGTATCTGCGTCCGGGTCGGCGCCATGCGCTGCCATAGCCAGGCCCTGACCATCAAGCTGAACCGCGATCTGCCGCTGGCCGACATCGAAGAGCTGATCAAGAACGACAACCAGTGGGTCAAGTTTGTTCCGAACACCAAGGCCGATACCCTGGCCGAGCTGACTCCGACGGCGGTTTCCGGCACCCTGACGGTCCCGGTCGGGCGGTTGCGGAAGATGAAGATGGGGCCGCAGTACCTTTCGGCCTTCACCTGCGGCGACCAGTTGCTATGGGGCGCGGCCGAGCCGTTGCGGCGGATGCTGCGCATCCTGCTGGAGCGCTAG
- the leuB gene encoding 3-isopropylmalate dehydrogenase yields MGKVFKVAVLPGDGIGPEVMAEALRVLDAVEQKYDVKFERTPANVGGAGIDNEGKALPDTTVAICKAADAILFGSVGGPKWESLPPDEQPERGALLPLRKIFGLYANLRPAIIFPSLTGASSLKEEVIAGGFNVLVIRELTGGIYFAQPKGIDGAGRDRVGYDTMRYSVPEIERITHVAFQAARKRGKRVCSIDKANVLSSSVLWREVVTGIAKEYPDVELSHMYVDNAAMQLVRWPKQFDVILCENMFGDILSDEAAMLTGSLGMLPSASLAEGSFGMYEPSGGSAPDIAGQGIANPIAQILSAGMMLRYSFGMVEAADAIDNAVAKVLDQGYRTRDIYQEKAGEKLVNTREMGAAIVGNL; encoded by the coding sequence ATGGGCAAGGTCTTCAAGGTGGCGGTTCTTCCCGGCGACGGCATCGGTCCCGAGGTGATGGCCGAGGCATTGCGGGTGCTGGATGCGGTGGAGCAAAAGTACGACGTGAAATTCGAGCGGACCCCGGCCAATGTCGGCGGCGCCGGTATCGATAACGAAGGAAAGGCGCTTCCCGACACGACGGTGGCGATCTGCAAGGCGGCCGACGCCATCCTGTTCGGTTCCGTCGGCGGTCCCAAATGGGAATCGCTGCCGCCGGACGAGCAGCCGGAGCGCGGGGCGCTGTTGCCGCTGCGCAAGATCTTCGGCCTTTACGCCAATCTCCGGCCGGCCATCATCTTCCCGTCGCTGACCGGTGCCTCGTCGCTGAAAGAGGAAGTTATCGCCGGCGGTTTCAACGTCCTGGTGATCCGCGAACTGACCGGCGGCATCTACTTCGCCCAGCCGAAGGGGATCGACGGCGCCGGCCGCGACCGGGTCGGCTACGATACCATGCGCTACAGCGTGCCGGAGATCGAGCGAATCACCCACGTTGCCTTCCAGGCGGCAAGGAAACGCGGTAAGCGGGTCTGCTCCATCGACAAGGCTAACGTCCTCTCCTCGTCGGTCCTCTGGCGCGAGGTGGTCACCGGTATCGCCAAGGAATATCCGGACGTGGAACTTTCCCATATGTACGTTGACAATGCCGCCATGCAGCTGGTGCGCTGGCCGAAGCAGTTCGACGTCATCCTCTGCGAAAACATGTTCGGCGATATCCTCTCCGACGAGGCGGCGATGTTGACCGGCTCGCTGGGGATGCTGCCCTCGGCGTCCCTCGCCGAAGGGAGCTTCGGCATGTACGAGCCGTCCGGCGGCAGCGCCCCGGATATCGCCGGCCAGGGGATCGCCAACCCGATTGCCCAGATCCTCTCCGCCGGGATGATGCTCCGCTATTCCTTCGGGATGGTCGAGGCGGCCGATGCCATCGACAACGCCGTGGCCAAGGTGCTCGATCAGGGGTACCGGACCCGCGATATCTACCAGGAGAAGGCCGGCGAGAAGCTGGTCAATACCCGGGAGATGGGGGCGGCGATCGTCGGCAATCTCTAG
- a CDS encoding radical SAM protein, with protein MRSISNEPAFSAMTVPFWKLLRVFRQMRRKVPTFVSFNVANRCNEACPMCAVWREPGPELPLPELERIFADLRRFGLLVVEVSGGEPFLRPDIFAIFALLDRLGYLYTTTTNGTIVTGEILQGLRQARGLLQLAVSLDSLDRQCYARLRGKDLLPQVLVNLDTLAAARLPRPVKLNQTVSRHNFRETLALLRFAGERGWYLSAFPVNTGDGFAHRAADPLYEATAAEREEMAALFRELARRRRAGEPLWEYSGFYDLAADYVLGRGNAPCDAGQLYLDLRADGKLAACVDQPAFADLSRESVAAAWPRLAGQRERLDRCAGDTPCCYTCTANVSLTARHQLPFLLETFRMRRRHYRRR; from the coding sequence ATGCGGAGTATTTCAAATGAGCCGGCGTTCTCCGCGATGACGGTCCCCTTCTGGAAACTGCTCCGGGTGTTCCGGCAGATGCGCCGGAAGGTGCCGACCTTTGTCAGCTTTAACGTCGCCAACCGCTGCAACGAGGCCTGCCCGATGTGCGCGGTCTGGCGCGAGCCGGGCCCGGAGCTGCCGCTGCCGGAGCTGGAGCGGATCTTCGCCGACCTCCGCCGGTTCGGACTGCTGGTGGTCGAGGTGTCCGGCGGCGAGCCGTTTCTCCGTCCCGACATCTTCGCCATTTTTGCCCTGCTGGACCGGCTCGGCTATCTCTACACCACCACGACCAACGGCACTATCGTCACCGGGGAGATCCTGCAGGGGCTCCGGCAGGCGCGGGGGCTCCTGCAGCTGGCCGTCAGCCTCGATTCCCTCGACCGGCAATGCTACGCCCGGTTGCGGGGGAAGGACCTGCTGCCGCAGGTGCTGGTCAATCTCGACACGCTGGCTGCGGCCCGGCTCCCCCGGCCGGTGAAGCTCAACCAGACCGTCAGCCGGCACAACTTCCGCGAGACGCTGGCGCTGCTCCGCTTTGCCGGGGAGCGCGGCTGGTACCTGTCGGCCTTTCCCGTCAATACCGGCGACGGTTTTGCTCATCGCGCCGCCGATCCCCTCTATGAAGCGACGGCCGCCGAGCGGGAAGAGATGGCGGCGCTCTTCCGCGAGCTGGCCCGCCGGCGCCGCGCCGGCGAACCGCTCTGGGAATACAGCGGCTTTTACGACCTGGCTGCCGATTACGTCCTCGGCCGGGGGAACGCTCCCTGTGATGCCGGCCAGCTCTACCTGGATCTGCGGGCGGACGGCAAGTTGGCGGCCTGCGTCGATCAGCCGGCCTTTGCCGATCTTAGCCGGGAGAGCGTCGCTGCCGCCTGGCCGCGGCTTGCCGGGCAACGGGAGCGGCTTGATCGCTGCGCCGGCGACACCCCCTGCTGTTACACCTGCACCGCCAACGTCTCGCTGACCGCCCGCCACCAGCTCCCCTTCCTGCTGGAAACCTTCCGGATGCGGCGGCGCCATTACCGGCGCCGCTGA
- a CDS encoding cytochrome c biogenesis protein translates to MNRSFALVTGLHWGGVLFYVAAAICAIAGTVFKKDRLDRLATRFAVPGLLIHGAGLLVWWRIVGHGPYMDRFEVLSANAWIAVATLLIAGRFYPRLKYAGMVVYPAAFSMIAAGLFFRPEIKKLPPTFRSIWLILHILFYKISFASFLIAFAFSFFYLLKQRNRLQKLSRLPELPAIDLIAYRFTGFGFAFWAIGMLAGSIWAYQSWNVFWNWDPVQTWSLITWVLFGLYLHLRRFFNWHGERAAWLFIGCFLLALISLYFTPLLESSIHAEYFK, encoded by the coding sequence ATGAACCGCTCCTTTGCCCTGGTAACCGGCCTCCACTGGGGAGGCGTGCTCTTTTATGTCGCGGCGGCCATCTGTGCCATCGCCGGGACGGTCTTCAAAAAGGACCGGCTGGACCGGCTCGCTACCCGGTTTGCCGTCCCCGGGCTGCTGATCCATGGCGCCGGGCTGCTCGTCTGGTGGCGGATCGTGGGCCACGGGCCGTACATGGACCGGTTCGAGGTGCTGTCGGCAAACGCCTGGATCGCCGTCGCCACCCTGCTCATCGCCGGCCGCTTCTATCCCCGGCTGAAGTACGCCGGGATGGTGGTCTATCCGGCCGCTTTCTCGATGATTGCCGCCGGGCTCTTCTTCCGTCCGGAGATCAAGAAGCTGCCGCCGACTTTCCGCAGTATTTGGCTGATCCTCCATATCCTCTTCTACAAGATCTCCTTCGCCTCGTTCCTGATCGCCTTCGCCTTTTCTTTCTTCTACCTGCTGAAGCAGCGCAATCGGCTGCAAAAGCTCTCCCGCCTGCCGGAGTTGCCGGCCATCGACCTGATTGCCTACCGGTTTACCGGCTTCGGCTTCGCCTTCTGGGCCATCGGCATGCTGGCCGGCTCGATCTGGGCTTACCAGTCGTGGAACGTCTTCTGGAACTGGGACCCGGTCCAGACCTGGTCGCTGATCACCTGGGTACTGTTCGGCCTCTATCTCCACCTGCGGCGGTTTTTCAACTGGCACGGCGAGCGGGCCGCCTGGCTGTTCATCGGCTGTTTCCTGCTCGCCCTGATCTCGCTCTATTTCACGCCGCTGCTCGAGTCGTCGATCCATGCGGAGTATTTCAAATGA
- a CDS encoding CxxxxCH/CxxCH domain c-type cytochrome, with protein sequence MTTRYAPWFLAAALLSLASPAGAATCSDCHGMPPIDAPYRNITTGGFKGSHQTHQPAIATAATCAGCHTGSASYATDHMNGRVDMSSNLNNSPVAALYSKGVFFNQTSNPVMGTCSNVNCHFERTTPVWASGPLAVPGGCSTCHDNPPADGSHPSLSGSGKKHGDYYGTGTTSCIKCHVDHTVEANPFAHASSASKRGLILRFTAAPNTGGTYSKTADLAYPAYLPSQTPAANRNGTCTSMYCHSDGNGGAARTTPTWGGTLPTDCTGCHGGNAASASAISSGVHAQHINAAAVIGTNYDCARCHSGTVSAGNDRAIATLTNHVAGSKTVSFLGGGTYNASTKTCTATTCHSAGKSTAPQPAAPAWTGGALSCNGCHGTSNALGTPDYANGGAGTALANSHAKHVAAAADCDYCHAGTTVTGTAIKSGSALHTNGAIDITFDTASVKVGTGATWTATTKTCTNVYCHGATLAGGGTTKSPVWGTTLSGCGTCHGDPPATTTHAGVTTTQCINCHSHVNATGTGFTNPALHIDGIVEGGDCVSCHSTQQGTGTRQVVGTDTTLASHHIVATTIDQKSCAVCHEQTVFGHKVAGDVAVGMFNQDTGAALTYDGTTATAGNVETSCSSCHDANGASRLGANALKPFADSGDATVPPNIGWAPGAMAHSANMACFNCHGNSAGVAGNTLNPKYNAHGSATAKMLQYAYSATDTMTTAGNFCYNCHGTTIANGVTSPSIQAAVNLSSSIGHKSAKCSDCHDPHTAQPGVHTAGPNAAMAPVLNGVAGKGGWPATSPAMATTWTGTGTLAVTYTTKPAATNEYEICFKCHAGTVPAPTGYTAGALRMTDLGLEFNPNNKSGHPVVASLNNYGGSATPKALLASDMVAPWTVIGTQTMTCSDCHGATGTGAKGPHGSSVRWMLTGTNQAWPFTTTAGNGTASGTPWSLGNLTTGTAPNKLFCLNCHVVNATNGIHDALQSGQHSSWKSTARGACISCHIRIPHGAKTSRLLRLGTAAVLGRYAPDGNGSEVGTSTQQVMSKYTKGTQTSNRRGSFSAVGCSEHSGGTETW encoded by the coding sequence ATGACGACGAGATACGCCCCTTGGTTTCTGGCGGCGGCGCTGCTGTCCCTGGCATCGCCCGCCGGTGCGGCTACCTGTAGCGACTGCCATGGCATGCCGCCGATCGACGCCCCCTACCGGAACATTACCACCGGCGGGTTCAAGGGAAGCCACCAGACCCACCAGCCGGCGATAGCCACGGCGGCCACCTGTGCCGGCTGCCACACCGGCAGCGCCAGTTATGCCACCGACCATATGAACGGCCGGGTCGACATGTCGAGCAATCTGAACAATTCGCCGGTGGCCGCCCTCTACAGCAAGGGGGTCTTTTTCAACCAGACCTCCAACCCGGTAATGGGGACCTGCTCCAACGTCAACTGCCATTTCGAGCGGACCACCCCGGTCTGGGCGAGCGGGCCGCTGGCGGTTCCGGGCGGCTGCAGTACCTGCCACGACAATCCGCCTGCCGACGGCAGCCACCCCTCGTTGAGCGGTTCCGGCAAAAAGCATGGCGATTACTACGGCACCGGCACGACCTCCTGCATCAAGTGCCATGTGGACCATACCGTCGAGGCGAACCCCTTCGCCCATGCGTCCAGTGCCAGCAAGCGGGGGCTCATCCTTCGGTTCACCGCTGCTCCCAACACGGGCGGAACCTACTCGAAAACCGCCGATCTCGCCTATCCGGCCTATCTTCCCAGCCAAACGCCGGCCGCCAACCGCAACGGCACCTGCACCAGCATGTACTGCCACAGCGACGGCAACGGCGGCGCCGCCAGGACCACCCCGACCTGGGGCGGCACCCTTCCCACGGACTGCACCGGCTGCCACGGCGGCAATGCTGCTTCGGCCAGTGCCATCAGTAGCGGCGTCCATGCCCAGCACATCAATGCCGCGGCGGTCATCGGCACCAACTACGACTGTGCCCGCTGCCACAGCGGCACGGTGAGCGCCGGCAACGACCGGGCGATCGCCACCCTGACGAACCATGTGGCGGGGAGCAAGACGGTTTCTTTCCTCGGCGGCGGCACTTACAACGCCAGCACCAAGACCTGTACCGCGACTACCTGTCACTCCGCCGGCAAGAGCACCGCCCCCCAGCCGGCAGCTCCGGCCTGGACCGGTGGAGCGCTCAGCTGCAACGGCTGCCACGGCACCTCCAACGCACTCGGTACGCCCGATTACGCCAACGGCGGCGCGGGGACGGCGCTGGCCAACAGCCATGCCAAACATGTCGCTGCGGCCGCCGACTGCGATTACTGCCATGCTGGCACCACCGTGACCGGTACGGCGATCAAGAGCGGCTCCGCCCTTCACACCAACGGCGCGATCGATATCACTTTCGATACCGCCAGCGTGAAGGTTGGGACGGGTGCTACCTGGACTGCCACCACCAAGACCTGTACCAACGTCTATTGCCATGGCGCGACGCTCGCCGGCGGCGGGACCACCAAGTCGCCGGTCTGGGGAACGACGCTCAGCGGTTGCGGCACCTGCCACGGCGATCCGCCGGCAACGACCACCCATGCCGGGGTGACGACCACCCAGTGCATCAATTGCCACAGTCACGTCAATGCCACCGGCACCGGCTTCACCAACCCGGCGCTGCATATTGACGGTATCGTCGAAGGAGGGGACTGCGTCAGCTGCCACAGCACCCAGCAAGGGACCGGTACCCGCCAGGTGGTCGGCACCGACACGACGCTGGCTTCGCACCATATCGTCGCTACGACGATCGACCAGAAATCCTGTGCCGTCTGCCACGAGCAGACCGTCTTCGGCCACAAGGTGGCCGGCGACGTGGCGGTCGGGATGTTCAACCAGGATACCGGCGCGGCTCTTACCTATGACGGGACGACAGCGACCGCCGGCAACGTGGAAACCTCCTGCAGCAGCTGCCACGACGCCAACGGCGCCAGCCGGCTCGGCGCCAATGCCCTGAAACCCTTTGCCGACTCCGGCGACGCTACCGTGCCGCCCAACATCGGCTGGGCGCCGGGGGCGATGGCTCACAGTGCGAACATGGCCTGTTTCAACTGCCATGGCAATTCCGCCGGCGTGGCAGGCAACACCCTCAATCCGAAGTATAACGCCCACGGTTCGGCCACCGCCAAGATGCTCCAGTACGCGTACAGCGCCACCGATACCATGACCACTGCCGGCAACTTCTGCTACAATTGCCACGGCACGACGATCGCCAACGGCGTCACCTCCCCCTCGATCCAGGCCGCCGTCAACCTGTCGTCCTCCATTGGCCACAAGAGCGCCAAGTGCTCCGACTGCCACGATCCCCATACCGCCCAGCCCGGTGTGCATACGGCCGGCCCCAATGCGGCCATGGCTCCGGTGCTGAACGGCGTTGCCGGCAAGGGGGGGTGGCCGGCCACCAGTCCTGCGATGGCGACCACCTGGACCGGCACCGGCACTCTGGCCGTCACCTATACCACCAAGCCGGCGGCGACCAACGAATACGAAATCTGCTTCAAGTGTCACGCCGGCACCGTTCCGGCCCCGACCGGCTACACCGCCGGCGCCCTGCGGATGACCGATCTCGGCCTCGAGTTCAACCCGAACAACAAGTCCGGGCACCCGGTGGTCGCCAGCCTGAACAACTACGGCGGCAGCGCGACGCCGAAGGCGCTTCTCGCCTCCGACATGGTCGCCCCCTGGACTGTCATCGGTACCCAGACCATGACCTGTTCCGACTGCCACGGCGCCACCGGCACCGGGGCCAAGGGGCCCCACGGCTCCAGCGTCCGCTGGATGCTGACCGGGACCAACCAAGCGTGGCCGTTTACCACCACCGCCGGCAACGGCACCGCCTCCGGCACCCCCTGGTCGCTCGGCAACCTTACCACCGGTACGGCGCCGAACAAGCTGTTCTGTCTCAACTGCCATGTGGTCAACGCCACCAACGGCATCCACGACGCCCTGCAGAGCGGCCAGCATTCAAGCTGGAAGAGCACCGCCCGCGGCGCCTGCATCTCCTGCCACATCCGGATTCCGCATGGTGCCAAGACCAGCCGGCTGCTCCGGCTCGGCACTGCCGCCGTTCTCGGCCGCTATGCGCCGGACGGCAACGGCAGCGAGGTCGGCACGAGCACTCAGCAGGTGATGAGCAAGTACACCAAAGGGACCCAGACCTCCAACCGTCGCGGCTCGTTCTCAGCCGTCGGTTGCAGCGAGCACTCCGGCGGCACCGAAACCTGGTAG
- a CDS encoding CxxxxCH/CxxCH domain c-type cytochrome, with translation MKGKRRTCAVRAAVAGLGALALVVVASGLARAASTCSDCHGMPPIDAAYRNITSGGFKGSHQTHQPASAVASNCAVCHTGSGSYVSGHSDGVIQLSANINSSPLTAVYSKGVFFNQTSNPVMGSCSNVNCHFEKTTPLWASAKLTSPANCSTCHSLPPSDGNHPSITGPGKKHGDYYGTGATSCVKCHPDHTVEAAPFAHASSAGKRPLALGFTAAPNSGGSYSKTANLNYPNYLPSQNPVRDGSCTSMYCHSDGAGGAAKTTPTWGGTLPTDCTGCHGGNAASASSIATGLHAKHINQAALLGTNFDCARCHNSTVSVGNDRAITTLTSHVDGTKTVAFVGGGTYNATAKTCSTTVCHSAGKSAAPQPAAPSWTGGTLGCNGCHGTSNALGMPDYANGGAAAALANSHAKHASVAVDCDKCHANTTTTGTAIKAGSTLHTNGTIDVTFDTAKAGSTATWTAATKTCANVSCHGTGKPVWGGTLPTDCTGCHGGTSSSAAPIATNGHAGHLTKSYGPGSYLGSTVSSCQTCHDYSSVQPNPKHADGVVEVLNGAGSACVSCHPGTLPTWTATTRLACASCHAAAPAVLPNGVAAPYKANIATTGHGQAATNYNASRACESCHDANSAHISGVLGDNMRLLLPDDNTQCASCHNDPTKVPTATRQNMVSHVTTLGGAATSDCKSCHDPHGTTNLSMIKTTINGTAITFANLSSGFVKTVAPYNGLCQVCHTQTTHYKSGQAPDGHPTKNCLSCHGHKGGAFAFQPVTACDSCHGYPPLPAGYANGTGNYAAGKPEDYPGGGGAHVIAKHVLQGAVPADGWANCTTCHGNGSLNPATHTMVLPVAPSKITIDVNDRYKFNSTLPLGPQQYSGQLLDNGANATGSCSNVSCHFKASKRWSTTR, from the coding sequence ATGAAAGGAAAACGCAGAACATGTGCCGTGCGCGCCGCCGTGGCGGGGCTCGGTGCCCTGGCGCTGGTCGTGGTCGCATCCGGGCTGGCCAGGGCGGCTTCCACCTGTAGCGACTGTCACGGGATGCCGCCGATCGACGCGGCGTATCGCAATATCACCAGCGGCGGCTTCAAAGGAAGCCACCAGACCCACCAGCCGGCGTCGGCGGTGGCGTCGAACTGCGCCGTCTGCCATACCGGCAGCGGCAGTTACGTCTCCGGCCATTCGGATGGGGTGATCCAGCTCTCCGCCAACATCAATTCGTCGCCACTGACTGCAGTTTACAGCAAGGGGGTCTTTTTCAACCAGACCTCGAATCCGGTAATGGGGAGCTGCTCCAACGTCAACTGCCACTTCGAGAAGACCACTCCCCTCTGGGCGAGCGCCAAGCTGACCTCGCCCGCCAACTGCAGCACCTGCCACAGCCTCCCCCCTTCCGACGGCAACCATCCATCGATTACCGGCCCCGGCAAGAAGCACGGCGACTACTACGGCACCGGTGCCACCTCCTGCGTGAAGTGCCATCCGGACCACACCGTCGAGGCGGCGCCGTTTGCCCACGCCTCGAGCGCCGGCAAGCGTCCGCTGGCCCTCGGCTTCACTGCCGCCCCCAACAGCGGCGGCAGCTACTCAAAGACCGCCAACCTCAATTATCCGAACTATCTGCCGAGCCAGAACCCGGTCCGCGACGGTTCCTGCACCAGCATGTACTGCCACAGCGATGGCGCCGGCGGTGCGGCAAAAACGACCCCGACCTGGGGCGGGACGCTGCCGACCGACTGTACCGGCTGCCACGGCGGCAATGCCGCGTCGGCGAGCTCTATCGCCACTGGGCTTCATGCCAAGCATATCAACCAGGCGGCGCTGCTCGGCACGAACTTCGACTGCGCCCGCTGCCACAACAGCACGGTGAGCGTAGGCAACGACCGGGCGATCACCACCCTGACCAGTCATGTCGACGGGACCAAGACCGTCGCCTTCGTTGGCGGCGGTACCTACAATGCCACGGCCAAGACCTGTTCCACCACCGTCTGTCATTCCGCCGGCAAGAGCGCGGCGCCCCAGCCGGCCGCCCCGTCGTGGACCGGCGGGACGCTCGGCTGCAACGGCTGCCACGGCACCTCGAATGCGCTCGGCATGCCGGACTACGCCAACGGCGGCGCGGCGGCGGCGCTCGCCAACAGCCATGCCAAGCATGCCAGCGTAGCTGTCGACTGCGACAAGTGCCACGCCAATACCACTACTACCGGTACGGCGATCAAAGCCGGTTCCACCCTCCACACCAACGGCACGATCGATGTTACCTTCGATACCGCCAAGGCAGGGAGTACCGCTACCTGGACCGCGGCGACCAAGACCTGCGCCAACGTCTCCTGTCACGGCACCGGCAAACCGGTCTGGGGCGGCACTTTGCCGACCGACTGCACCGGCTGTCACGGCGGCACCAGCAGCAGCGCCGCGCCGATCGCCACCAACGGCCATGCCGGTCACCTGACCAAGAGCTACGGCCCCGGCAGCTATCTGGGGAGCACCGTCTCCTCGTGCCAGACCTGTCACGATTACAGCAGCGTCCAGCCCAACCCGAAACATGCCGACGGGGTCGTCGAGGTGCTGAACGGCGCCGGTTCGGCCTGCGTCAGTTGTCACCCCGGCACCCTGCCGACCTGGACCGCTACCACCCGGCTGGCCTGTGCTTCGTGTCACGCCGCTGCCCCAGCGGTATTGCCGAACGGCGTTGCTGCCCCCTACAAGGCGAACATCGCCACCACCGGTCATGGCCAGGCGGCTACCAACTACAATGCCAGCCGGGCCTGCGAAAGCTGCCATGACGCCAACAGCGCCCATATCTCCGGCGTCCTCGGCGACAACATGCGGCTGCTGCTGCCCGACGACAACACCCAGTGCGCCTCGTGCCACAACGATCCAACCAAGGTGCCGACGGCGACCAGGCAGAACATGGTCTCCCACGTCACCACCCTCGGCGGTGCGGCTACCAGCGACTGCAAGTCGTGCCACGATCCCCACGGGACCACCAACCTGTCGATGATCAAGACGACGATCAATGGTACGGCGATCACCTTCGCCAACCTGTCGTCCGGCTTTGTCAAGACCGTCGCGCCGTACAACGGCCTCTGCCAGGTCTGCCATACCCAGACCACCCACTACAAGTCCGGTCAGGCACCCGATGGTCACCCGACCAAAAACTGTCTCTCCTGCCACGGGCACAAGGGTGGCGCCTTCGCCTTCCAGCCGGTGACCGCCTGTGACTCCTGCCACGGCTATCCGCCGCTCCCGGCCGGCTATGCCAACGGCACGGGGAATTACGCGGCCGGCAAGCCCGAAGATTACCCGGGCGGCGGCGGTGCCCACGTGATCGCCAAACATGTGCTCCAGGGGGCGGTCCCGGCCGACGGCTGGGCCAACTGTACCACCTGCCACGGTAACGGCTCGCTCAATCCGGCGACCCACACCATGGTGCTGCCGGTGGCTCCGAGCAAGATCACCATTGACGTCAACGACAGGTATAAATTCAATTCAACCCTGCCGCTTGGCCCGCAGCAGTACAGCGGCCAGCTGCTCGACAACGGCGCCAACGCCACCGGCAGCTGCTCCAACGTCAGCTGCCACTTCAAGGCGTCGAAACGATGGAGCACGACCCGGTAA